Proteins from a genomic interval of Ndongobacter massiliensis:
- a CDS encoding HU family DNA-binding protein codes for MNKSELIAKMAEKSGLSKADATRALESFVGSVEEALVNGDKVQLVGFGTFETRERKAREGRNPRNPEQSIQIPASTAPVFKAGKSLKEAVNK; via the coding sequence ATGAATAAATCCGAATTGATTGCAAAAATGGCCGAGAAGAGCGGTCTGAGCAAAGCGGACGCAACGCGTGCACTGGAGTCTTTCGTGGGTTCCGTAGAAGAAGCATTGGTAAATGGCGACAAGGTACAGTTGGTTGGCTTTGGTACCTTTGAGACACGTGAGCGCAAGGCACGTGAGGGAAGAAATCCGAGAAATCCGGAACAGAGCATTCAGATTCCCGCATCCACTGCGCCGGTTTTCAAGGCAGGAAAAAGCCTGAAAGAAGCTGTCAATAAGTAA
- a CDS encoding pyruvate, water dikinase regulatory protein: MKHPILYAISDGDGQGVELLVKQAIANTSCAFDVRTFHNVDNQLDLERILLRSVNAKEEPLVFFAMQREDLIAYLSNFCDFHGLLTCDVLGSLAHRIRTYMRNCEKACEKQNPLSPQETSAPVRRVDALDFALQYDDGKDPHGLALADVCLIGVSRTSKTPLSIYLANKHLRVINVPLVPESEPPQKLFEISPSKVFGLTASAQSLAAIRRERLKSLGLPNTAPYATQSRILRELGYAQEIMKKIGCAIIDVTSRSIEETAEIILRDLAQRK, from the coding sequence ATGAAGCATCCCATTTTATACGCCATTTCGGATGGAGACGGACAAGGTGTTGAATTGCTCGTTAAGCAAGCGATTGCAAACACCAGCTGCGCCTTTGACGTGCGGACGTTTCATAATGTGGATAACCAATTGGATCTGGAGCGCATTTTGCTACGATCTGTCAATGCGAAGGAAGAGCCGTTGGTGTTTTTCGCCATGCAGCGGGAAGACCTCATTGCCTATCTGAGCAACTTCTGTGATTTTCACGGGCTTCTCACCTGCGATGTCTTGGGGTCGCTCGCCCACCGCATCCGCACCTATATGCGCAATTGTGAAAAAGCATGTGAAAAACAGAATCCACTTTCCCCGCAAGAAACTTCTGCGCCCGTACGGCGCGTGGATGCGCTGGATTTTGCCCTGCAGTATGATGACGGAAAAGATCCGCATGGCCTTGCCTTGGCTGATGTTTGTTTGATCGGCGTTTCCCGCACCTCGAAGACGCCGCTTTCCATCTACTTAGCGAACAAGCATCTACGCGTCATCAACGTTCCCTTGGTGCCGGAAAGCGAACCGCCACAGAAATTATTCGAAATTTCTCCATCCAAGGTATTCGGGCTGACTGCAAGTGCGCAAAGTCTCGCCGCTATTCGTCGCGAGCGTCTCAAGTCGTTGGGTTTACCCAACACGGCGCCCTACGCCACCCAATCGCGCATTCTCCGTGAATTGGGCTATGCACAGGAAATCATGAAAAAAATCGGCTGTGCGATTATCGATGTCACATCGCGCTCGATTGAGGAAACCGCAGAAATTATTCTGCGGGATTTGGCGCAAAGAAAATAG
- a CDS encoding Fic family protein: MYNYNGLLQLLQQNHLNKSDLTKALHISSRTIAKISKGEKISSSVIHKLCEFFSCSVDDIYVVISDNPILQRLREEKNHKISGGFYHELQIRMTYNSNHIEGSSLSEEQTRRIFETNTLVSNNSLSVDDIIETVNHFRAMDYCIDIAEEPLTEEIIKRLHYILKSGTKDETLSWFNVGDYKTRPNTVGGIETSAPKNVAADIKNLLASYNKKKKISFEDIVEFHFKFERIHPFQDGNGRVGRLIALKECLHHKLIPFIIEDRKKYFYYRGLKEFLNEPGYLIDTCYDGQDTIKHMLQYFEIE, from the coding sequence ATGTATAACTACAATGGGCTTTTGCAATTATTACAACAGAATCATTTGAACAAATCTGACTTAACAAAGGCACTTCATATTTCTTCACGAACCATTGCAAAAATTTCAAAGGGAGAAAAAATTTCTTCCTCTGTGATCCACAAGTTATGCGAGTTCTTTTCTTGCTCCGTAGACGATATTTATGTAGTAATCTCGGATAATCCCATTCTCCAACGCTTAAGAGAAGAGAAAAATCATAAGATCTCCGGCGGATTCTACCACGAGCTTCAAATACGCATGACTTATAATTCGAACCACATAGAAGGCAGTTCATTAAGCGAAGAACAAACGAGGCGCATCTTTGAAACGAATACGCTTGTCAGTAATAATAGCCTTTCCGTAGATGATATCATTGAAACGGTCAATCACTTCCGTGCCATGGATTACTGCATTGATATTGCTGAAGAGCCTTTGACTGAAGAAATCATCAAACGCCTTCACTACATATTAAAAAGTGGAACGAAAGATGAAACGCTTTCTTGGTTTAACGTTGGAGATTATAAAACTCGTCCAAATACAGTAGGCGGTATCGAAACGTCCGCTCCTAAAAATGTAGCTGCAGATATAAAAAATCTACTTGCTTCTTATAATAAAAAAAAGAAGATTTCATTTGAAGATATTGTAGAATTTCACTTCAAATTTGAACGTATCCATCCATTCCAAGATGGAAACGGTCGCGTTGGCAGGCTTATTGCATTGAAAGAATGCCTTCATCACAAATTAATTCCATTTATCATTGAAGATCGGAAGAAATACTTCTATTACCGTGGTTTGAAAGAATTCTTGAATGAACCCGGATATCTGATCGATACTTGTTATGACGGACAAGATACAATCAAGCATATGCTTCAGTATTTTGAGATTGAGTAA
- a CDS encoding MarR family winged helix-turn-helix transcriptional regulator, whose amino-acid sequence MKNTGLYVAQIWHEVLMNSSNEEDVVRYSELMNRSPIEIQIILMTGTNNELLLRDYANRLHISKSTLTSIINRLEKQGYIHRTISSKDKRSYCLTLDSRGKTFLNSYISYQTDIGNRIIRGLDENEKQQLVMFLGKISSYMVRR is encoded by the coding sequence ATGAAAAATACAGGATTATATGTAGCTCAAATATGGCACGAAGTTCTAATGAATAGCTCAAACGAAGAGGATGTGGTGCGATATTCTGAATTAATGAATCGGTCTCCGATTGAGATTCAGATCATACTTATGACCGGGACAAACAATGAATTACTTTTGCGCGATTATGCAAATAGGTTGCATATTTCAAAAAGCACTTTAACAAGCATCATTAACCGGCTTGAAAAACAAGGTTATATTCACCGTACGATTAGCAGTAAGGATAAGCGTTCCTATTGTCTAACCCTGGATTCAAGGGGAAAGACATTTTTGAATTCCTATATTTCATATCAAACAGACATCGGAAACAGGATTATTCGTGGTCTTGATGAAAATGAAAAACAGCAGCTCGTTATGTTTTTGGGAAAAATATCTTCTTACATGGTTAGGAGGTAG
- a CDS encoding SDR family oxidoreductase yields the protein MIVLNHTMLEGKTVLLTGAGGGIGFEAAKAFAEMGAKVLLAEVDQEKGEKAATYINRQYDNAADFFPIDLANETATEQLCEDILSKYGCPDILFNNAAIVIIGEIGEVSLEEWDRSYSVNLKAPIILTTFFLKKMRKRDSGCIVFVSSSGAAPYLGAYEIYKTAQVEFCSALSMELEGTRIYTYTIAPGLVKTETAARSIETVAKAMGLTTDEFYHQNEAHMIDAHDAGIGFAVSVLKASEYHGQEISSIQAINEFHSSPRLISSSYDKEDRELSSMELFKKIKNTFFVQYDGWRSRNIFERQWVLRDFKKHMGVPAETVKKEFDRMQKEMESGMGVKNISPKLFEKLLSYWEHQLQLLRGFEKDERKFAEYSQSIWEWISDIETLLKK from the coding sequence ATGATTGTATTAAACCATACTATGTTGGAGGGGAAAACTGTATTATTAACCGGTGCGGGCGGTGGTATTGGCTTTGAGGCCGCAAAAGCATTTGCTGAAATGGGTGCAAAAGTTCTACTTGCAGAAGTGGATCAAGAAAAAGGAGAAAAAGCGGCCACTTATATCAATAGACAGTACGACAATGCTGCTGACTTTTTTCCTATAGACTTAGCCAATGAAACCGCTACCGAGCAATTGTGCGAAGATATCCTTTCAAAATATGGCTGCCCGGATATTCTGTTTAACAATGCTGCTATTGTTATCATTGGCGAAATCGGTGAGGTGAGTTTAGAAGAGTGGGACCGGAGTTATTCGGTGAATTTGAAAGCGCCCATTATACTAACGACATTTTTTTTGAAGAAAATGAGAAAAAGAGACAGCGGTTGCATCGTTTTTGTTTCTTCGTCAGGTGCAGCCCCCTATTTAGGTGCTTATGAGATATATAAAACAGCACAGGTTGAATTTTGCAGTGCGCTGTCTATGGAATTAGAAGGAACTCGCATTTACACATATACCATCGCGCCAGGGTTAGTAAAAACGGAAACAGCCGCAAGAAGTATTGAAACAGTAGCAAAAGCGATGGGGTTAACCACAGATGAATTTTACCATCAAAATGAAGCGCACATGATCGATGCTCATGACGCTGGAATTGGTTTTGCGGTTTCTGTCTTAAAAGCAAGCGAATACCATGGACAAGAAATATCATCTATACAGGCAATAAATGAATTCCATAGTTCCCCTAGACTTATTTCATCATCGTACGATAAAGAAGATAGAGAATTGTCCTCGATGGAGCTGTTCAAAAAAATAAAGAACACTTTTTTCGTTCAATACGACGGTTGGCGAAGCCGAAATATTTTTGAGCGCCAATGGGTGTTGCGAGACTTCAAAAAGCATATGGGTGTTCCGGCGGAAACAGTCAAGAAAGAGTTCGATAGGATGCAGAAAGAAATGGAAAGCGGAATGGGAGTAAAAAATATATCTCCAAAACTCTTTGAAAAGCTGCTTTCTTACTGGGAACATCAATTACAGCTATTGCGGGGGTTTGAAAAAGATGAACGAAAGTTTGCTGAGTATAGCCAATCGATTTGGGAATGGATTTCTGATATTGAGACGCTACTAAAAAAATAG
- the ppdK gene encoding pyruvate, phosphate dikinase — MEKKFVYNFDEGNKDQRLLLGGKGANLAEMTSLGIRVPYGFIVTTEACAEFQKKQELWPELKEEILTHLHTVEEKNGKKFGDESDPLLFSVRSGAPISMPGMMDTILNLGLNDRSVVAVAENSGNPRWAYDSYRRFIQMFSDVAMGLPKARFEQILEKEKEDAGVELDMELTAEHLQNIVKNYKALYLELQGEEFPQDPMAQLESAIEAVFKSWNNDRAILYRKMNDIPDSLGTAVNVQTMVFGNMGETSGTGVAFSRNPATGENVIFGEYLMNAQGEDVVAGIRTPEPIAHLENTNPEAYNEFVQTAKTLEEHYADMQDMEFTIQNGQLFLLQTRNGKRTADAAVKIAVDLVKEGKISKEEALLRVDPHALEQLLHPTFSEKALKKARPIAKGLAASPGAATGKICFEAGEAKRRNEAGETVLLVRTETSPEDLQGMASASGILTSRGGMTSHAAVVARGMGKCCVSGAHEVKIDEINRIVTIGTLSLGDQDILSIDGTTGNVYAGELETQSPKMTGDFGTFMSWADEIRTTKVRTNADTPADAQQAVDFGAEGIGLCRTEHMFFGGDRIHAIREMIVSSDVTQREEALAKIEPMQEDDFYEIFKIMQDRPVTIRLLDPPLHEFVPHTESEIQLLADDMHITAAQVRTAIENLREVNPMLGHRGLRLAVTYPEIYRMQARAIIQAAIRAMRDGVKRFVPEIMIPLCGDRKELAYVDQNVREEIEKVFEEQNERIEYELGTMIETPRAALMADEIAEEAQFFSFGTNDLTQMTFGFSRDDAGKFLTQYIDKNIFEKDPFITIDQKGVGQLVERAVKLGHETRPEIHCGVCGEHGGDPASVKFFVRAGLDYVSCSPFRVPIARLAAAQAAIEQK, encoded by the coding sequence ATGGAAAAAAAATTCGTCTACAACTTTGACGAAGGCAACAAGGACCAACGCCTGCTCTTGGGCGGAAAAGGCGCGAACTTAGCGGAGATGACTTCGCTCGGTATTCGCGTTCCCTACGGATTCATTGTTACCACGGAAGCATGTGCCGAATTCCAGAAAAAGCAGGAATTATGGCCGGAATTGAAGGAAGAAATCCTGACACATTTGCACACGGTGGAAGAGAAAAATGGAAAGAAATTTGGCGATGAGAGTGATCCGCTCCTCTTCTCCGTTCGTTCGGGCGCACCGATCTCCATGCCGGGCATGATGGATACCATCCTTAACCTCGGATTGAATGATCGCTCAGTCGTTGCCGTTGCAGAAAACTCCGGAAACCCGCGCTGGGCCTATGATTCATATCGTCGCTTTATTCAGATGTTCTCCGACGTCGCCATGGGACTTCCGAAAGCACGCTTCGAACAGATTCTGGAAAAAGAAAAAGAAGATGCCGGCGTCGAATTGGATATGGAGCTGACTGCGGAGCATCTGCAAAACATTGTGAAAAATTACAAAGCGCTGTACTTGGAACTGCAGGGCGAAGAGTTTCCGCAAGACCCCATGGCGCAATTGGAATCGGCGATCGAAGCCGTCTTTAAGTCTTGGAATAACGACCGCGCCATCCTCTATCGGAAGATGAATGACATTCCCGATTCCCTAGGAACGGCGGTCAACGTCCAAACGATGGTCTTTGGAAACATGGGCGAAACGTCCGGCACGGGCGTCGCGTTCTCAAGAAACCCGGCAACGGGCGAAAATGTGATCTTCGGCGAATATCTGATGAATGCGCAGGGCGAAGATGTCGTCGCCGGCATTCGCACCCCGGAGCCGATTGCCCACTTGGAAAATACAAATCCCGAGGCGTATAACGAGTTCGTACAAACCGCAAAGACATTGGAAGAGCACTATGCGGATATGCAGGATATGGAATTCACCATCCAAAACGGACAACTCTTCCTCCTACAAACGCGAAACGGCAAGCGCACGGCAGATGCTGCCGTTAAAATTGCCGTTGATCTGGTAAAAGAAGGCAAAATCAGTAAAGAAGAGGCGCTTTTGCGCGTCGACCCACACGCGTTGGAACAATTGTTGCATCCCACTTTTTCGGAAAAAGCGCTGAAAAAAGCCCGCCCGATCGCGAAAGGGCTTGCCGCTTCGCCGGGCGCTGCTACCGGTAAAATCTGTTTTGAAGCCGGCGAAGCAAAGCGCCGCAATGAAGCGGGAGAAACGGTATTGTTGGTCCGCACGGAAACCTCCCCGGAAGATCTGCAGGGTATGGCTTCGGCAAGCGGAATCCTCACTTCGCGCGGCGGCATGACATCGCACGCAGCGGTGGTTGCACGCGGCATGGGCAAGTGCTGTGTTTCCGGCGCCCATGAGGTCAAAATTGACGAAATCAACCGCATTGTCACGATTGGAACGCTGTCGCTCGGGGATCAGGACATCCTCTCGATCGACGGAACGACGGGGAATGTCTATGCCGGCGAGTTGGAGACCCAGTCTCCGAAAATGACCGGTGATTTCGGCACCTTCATGAGTTGGGCGGATGAAATTCGGACCACCAAAGTGCGCACAAACGCCGACACTCCGGCGGACGCCCAACAGGCCGTTGATTTCGGAGCGGAAGGTATCGGTCTGTGCCGCACGGAGCATATGTTCTTCGGCGGCGACCGCATTCACGCCATCCGCGAAATGATCGTGTCGTCCGATGTCACACAGCGCGAAGAAGCCTTGGCAAAAATTGAGCCGATGCAGGAAGATGACTTTTACGAGATCTTCAAAATCATGCAGGATCGCCCGGTAACGATTCGCCTTTTGGATCCGCCGCTGCACGAATTTGTGCCGCACACAGAGAGCGAAATTCAACTCCTGGCGGATGATATGCACATTACGGCCGCGCAGGTGCGTACCGCGATCGAAAACCTTCGCGAAGTCAACCCGATGCTGGGGCATCGCGGACTGCGTCTAGCGGTCACGTATCCGGAAATCTACCGCATGCAGGCGCGTGCCATTATTCAGGCGGCGATTCGTGCCATGCGCGACGGCGTGAAACGCTTTGTGCCGGAAATCATGATTCCGCTCTGCGGCGACCGCAAAGAATTGGCGTATGTCGATCAGAACGTGCGCGAAGAAATTGAGAAGGTCTTTGAGGAACAAAATGAACGCATCGAGTACGAACTCGGCACGATGATTGAAACACCGCGTGCGGCGCTCATGGCCGATGAGATTGCGGAAGAAGCGCAATTCTTCTCCTTCGGCACCAACGATTTGACGCAGATGACCTTCGGTTTCTCCCGCGATGATGCCGGTAAGTTCCTGACGCAATATATCGATAAAAATATCTTTGAAAAAGATCCGTTCATCACAATCGACCAGAAGGGCGTCGGTCAACTGGTCGAGCGCGCAGTGAAACTGGGCCATGAAACGCGTCCCGAAATTCATTGCGGCGTCTGCGGTGAACACGGCGGCGATCCCGCGTCGGTGAAGTTCTTCGTTCGCGCCGGTCTGGACTATGTCTCCTGTTCCCCATTCCGCGTGCCCATCGCACGTTTGGCGGCGGCGCAAGCAGCGATTGAACAAAAGTAG
- a CDS encoding cold-shock protein, giving the protein MVKGTVKWFNATKGYGFISTEEGTDVFVHYSALPDTGEFRTLDEGQEVEFDIADGEKGPQATNVVKL; this is encoded by the coding sequence ATGGTTAAAGGCACAGTGAAATGGTTCAATGCTACTAAGGGTTACGGCTTTATTTCGACAGAGGAAGGCACGGATGTGTTTGTACACTACAGTGCGCTGCCCGATACGGGAGAATTCCGCACACTCGACGAGGGACAGGAAGTTGAATTCGACATTGCTGACGGCGAAAAGGGTCCGCAGGCAACGAATGTGGTGAAACTTTAG
- a CDS encoding Fur family transcriptional regulator, with protein MQATTRQFLRDHHITPTATRAQIWEFVKENPHHPTVDDIYRALHEQDVSISRATIYNTVRTFVEHGILTSLRGAEDIVRYDPLLEPHAHFLCEMCHNIEDIPFPYDLHQLHGLEHTPIHSAEIVIRGVCAECEKNSKHR; from the coding sequence GTGCAAGCGACAACCCGACAATTTTTACGCGATCACCATATTACGCCGACGGCGACGCGCGCCCAAATTTGGGAATTTGTAAAGGAGAATCCCCATCACCCGACGGTGGACGATATTTATCGCGCCCTGCACGAGCAGGATGTCTCCATTTCCCGCGCCACCATCTACAATACGGTACGCACCTTTGTCGAACACGGCATTCTCACTTCCCTGCGCGGCGCAGAGGACATTGTTCGCTACGACCCCCTTCTGGAGCCGCACGCTCACTTTCTCTGTGAGATGTGCCATAATATCGAGGATATTCCGTTTCCATATGATTTACATCAATTGCACGGCTTGGAACATACACCGATTCACAGTGCTGAAATTGTTATTCGCGGCGTTTGTGCGGAGTGCGAAAAAAATTCGAAACATCGATGA
- a CDS encoding metal-dependent transcriptional regulator — protein sequence MHNVKDSSENYLEAIHVLTQEMGHVRSVDIANHLDLSRPSVSKAVKKLEEGGYLVMKEDGGLLLTEDGERIGEEIYERHQLFKELLVKAGVSEAIAEEDACKMEHAIRESSFQKLKAFVESL from the coding sequence ATGCATAATGTGAAAGACTCTTCCGAGAATTATTTAGAAGCCATTCACGTTCTGACGCAGGAAATGGGCCATGTTCGGTCTGTTGACATTGCCAATCACCTCGATTTGAGTCGACCGTCCGTCAGCAAGGCAGTAAAAAAGCTGGAGGAAGGTGGGTATCTTGTGATGAAAGAAGATGGCGGGCTGCTTCTGACAGAAGATGGCGAACGTATTGGAGAAGAGATCTATGAGCGGCATCAGCTTTTCAAGGAATTGTTGGTCAAGGCGGGAGTGAGCGAAGCGATCGCAGAAGAAGATGCCTGCAAGATGGAACATGCTATTCGGGAGTCCAGTTTTCAAAAGCTGAAAGCGTTTGTTGAGAGTCTTTGA
- a CDS encoding valine--tRNA ligase: MKNLEKTYDPKLFEDRIYRSWEESGDFVADAKSGKEPYTIVMPPPNVTGNLHLGHALNNAIQDLLVRWKRMNGYEVLWLPGTDHAAISTEAKVVEKIKSEGKTKDGIGREAFLEEAWAWTREYGGNIKHQLRRLGVSCDWSRERFTMDEGMSRAVRRVFRSLYDEGLIYRGDRIVNWCPHCVTAISDAEVEHEDEKGHLWYIRYPVIGTKEDVVIATTRPETMLGDLAVAVHPDDARYTDLVGKKIRLPLVNREIPVIADAYVDPSFGSGCVKITPSHDPNDFEVGARHDLGQCVVIDEQGRIKEGYAYSGMDRYEARKKILADLDAQGFLLRVEEHEHAVGHCERCKTVIEPLLSKQWFVAMEALAKPAREAVESGKLTLIPEHFKKHYDHWLDEIHDWCISRQLWWGHRIPVWYCDDCGAEIVCEEGEPSTCPKCGSKHIHQDPDCLDTWFSSALWPFATLGWPEETDDYKKFYPTDLIVTGYDILFFWIIRMVFSALHQTGEVPFHHVYFTGLIRDEQGRKFSKSLGNGIDPLEVIEKYGADALRFTLYTGTSPGNDSRFYDQRVQANRNFANKLWNATRFVLMNVDEETDFAAPEPTRLEDRWIFSALERVKEQVARNLEKYEVGLAAAALYEFTWFRFCDWYIEFTKPRLYGEDENEKKLCRAMLLTVLNELIRLLHPFLPFITEEIWGYLPGTEGHVIAAVYPQTDPAKLFPREERGVEIVIDAITAVRNERAQRDIRPGKKSQLVLYTADEDVAALLAENAEKFERLADAAAVEVCSEDPLMEDAVCLVREQVKIYMPLAGLIDYDEEIARLEKEIAHCRAEIQRAKGLLSNVNFTDRAPVAVVEKERSKLAASEHMEEELCAAIADLRAKAENAH, from the coding sequence TTGAAAAATTTAGAAAAGACCTACGATCCAAAACTATTTGAGGATCGTATTTATCGTTCCTGGGAAGAATCCGGAGATTTTGTAGCGGATGCGAAGAGCGGCAAAGAGCCGTATACCATTGTCATGCCGCCGCCAAATGTGACGGGAAATCTTCATTTGGGTCATGCGTTAAACAATGCCATTCAGGACCTGTTGGTGCGCTGGAAACGGATGAACGGGTACGAAGTTTTGTGGCTTCCGGGGACGGATCACGCCGCCATTTCAACGGAGGCGAAGGTTGTCGAAAAAATTAAAAGTGAAGGAAAAACGAAGGACGGCATCGGACGCGAAGCATTTTTGGAAGAAGCGTGGGCGTGGACGCGGGAATACGGTGGTAATATCAAGCACCAACTGCGTCGCCTGGGCGTATCCTGCGATTGGAGCCGCGAGCGTTTTACGATGGATGAGGGCATGAGCAGAGCTGTGCGGCGCGTCTTTCGCAGCCTGTATGACGAAGGACTCATTTACCGGGGGGATCGCATTGTCAACTGGTGTCCGCACTGCGTCACGGCGATTTCCGATGCCGAAGTTGAACATGAAGACGAAAAGGGCCATCTTTGGTACATTCGCTATCCCGTCATCGGGACAAAAGAAGATGTTGTCATTGCGACGACGCGCCCAGAAACGATGTTGGGAGACCTTGCCGTAGCCGTTCATCCGGACGATGCGCGGTATACCGACTTGGTCGGAAAGAAAATCCGACTGCCGCTGGTCAATCGGGAAATTCCGGTCATTGCCGATGCTTATGTGGATCCGTCGTTCGGCAGCGGTTGTGTCAAGATTACGCCGAGTCATGATCCGAATGACTTTGAAGTCGGTGCGCGCCACGATCTTGGACAGTGCGTCGTGATTGATGAACAAGGACGAATCAAAGAGGGCTATGCTTATTCCGGCATGGATCGGTACGAAGCCCGTAAAAAAATCCTTGCGGACCTAGATGCCCAAGGCTTCCTGTTGCGCGTGGAAGAACACGAACATGCCGTGGGGCATTGTGAACGCTGCAAAACCGTAATTGAACCGCTGCTCTCCAAACAATGGTTTGTCGCCATGGAGGCGCTCGCAAAACCGGCACGCGAGGCGGTTGAGTCGGGAAAGCTCACGCTCATTCCGGAGCATTTCAAAAAACATTATGATCATTGGCTCGATGAGATTCACGATTGGTGCATTTCCCGCCAACTCTGGTGGGGGCACCGCATTCCCGTGTGGTATTGCGACGATTGCGGTGCGGAAATTGTCTGCGAGGAGGGTGAACCGTCGACCTGTCCGAAGTGCGGCTCCAAACACATCCATCAAGATCCGGATTGCCTGGACACGTGGTTCTCTTCCGCACTTTGGCCCTTTGCGACTTTGGGATGGCCCGAAGAAACCGATGACTACAAAAAATTCTATCCCACGGACCTCATCGTCACGGGGTATGACATTCTTTTCTTTTGGATTATTCGCATGGTATTCAGTGCGCTGCATCAAACCGGGGAGGTGCCGTTCCATCACGTCTACTTTACCGGATTGATTCGCGATGAGCAGGGACGCAAGTTCAGCAAGTCGCTCGGAAACGGCATCGATCCGCTGGAGGTCATTGAAAAATACGGGGCGGATGCGCTGCGCTTTACTCTCTATACGGGGACATCCCCCGGCAATGATTCGCGTTTTTACGATCAACGGGTGCAGGCCAACCGCAATTTTGCGAACAAGCTGTGGAATGCGACACGATTTGTCCTGATGAATGTGGACGAAGAAACGGACTTTGCAGCACCCGAGCCGACACGCTTGGAAGATCGTTGGATTTTTTCTGCTTTGGAGCGCGTGAAAGAGCAGGTTGCCCGCAACTTAGAAAAGTACGAAGTGGGACTTGCCGCTGCCGCGCTGTATGAATTCACCTGGTTCCGTTTCTGCGATTGGTACATCGAATTTACGAAACCGCGCCTGTACGGTGAAGATGAAAACGAGAAGAAACTTTGCCGGGCGATGTTGCTCACGGTGCTGAATGAGTTGATTCGCTTGCTGCATCCCTTCCTTCCGTTTATTACGGAAGAAATATGGGGCTATTTGCCGGGCACGGAGGGGCACGTCATTGCGGCAGTTTATCCGCAAACCGATCCTGCAAAACTCTTTCCGCGCGAGGAGCGGGGTGTTGAGATCGTCATCGATGCGATTACCGCTGTGCGCAATGAGCGCGCGCAGCGTGATATTCGCCCCGGCAAGAAGAGTCAGCTTGTTCTCTACACGGCGGACGAAGACGTCGCAGCTTTGTTGGCGGAAAATGCCGAAAAATTTGAGCGCCTGGCCGATGCCGCTGCCGTGGAAGTTTGTTCGGAAGATCCTTTGATGGAAGACGCTGTATGCCTCGTACGCGAACAGGTAAAGATTTACATGCCTCTGGCGGGCTTAATCGATTATGACGAGGAAATTGCCCGCTTGGAAAAGGAAATTGCGCATTGTCGAGCGGAAATCCAGCGTGCTAAGGGGCTTCTGTCCAATGTCAACTTTACCGATCGGGCACCGGTCGCCGTCGTTGAAAAAGAACGTTCGAAATTGGCAGCTTCCGAACACATGGAAGAGGAACTGTGCGCGGCCATTGCCGATTTGCGTGCGAAAGCGGAAAACGCGCATTGA